In the genome of Triticum urartu cultivar G1812 chromosome 5, Tu2.1, whole genome shotgun sequence, one region contains:
- the LOC125510681 gene encoding QWRF motif-containing protein 2-like, translated as MVAAGAAAAAPRPNPSPSPHRRRAASALSPSKSTNANADARAARPRPKAVPSRYLLAPSSKSTSTSTSTSTSTSTTTTTTSSNSTSTSAATPSRRFASPLPRRSSSVDRPRPAGGNAAAADAAGPNGATTTTTRSLSVAFQGRSYFLETSKAKPAMSPSPVRRPAAPPVASTTPERRRPAAGAVPERAKGSEGGHTHQRWPMSAHGFEGNPLTKSLDCSLDKKGAAVLAAVRSLRQSMAFDDGVRRTSFDSGDYLMSSDTESLSSGSNSESQDAGNGVAHRARPSTKGMSVPARFLHDAAGSRMHRFADPGTPYVTHNNSGLALSPRSAPVKKSLLNGFVSSPLNRPVRQSSPSKLVGNSSRRMSSPSRPRNSMGTSASTWDQQGRNSSGYGRRWVGGSKVDGEHLLRILCNRHLQWRCVNAQADATLASQKMTAEKDLCDAWITTLSMRKSVALKRLQLQLFRNNWKLMTVLKGQMPYLEEWSSLEMEYADSISGIVEALTATILCLPVDGAKADIQDVKNAVGSAIDIMQTIGSSICSLLAKLSGTSILVSDLARIATQERSLMDQSRELLSTLASMHVKYCSLQGQRVQTTHRRLKHS; from the exons atggtggccgccggggccGCGGCCGCCGCGCCCCGGCCCAACCCCTCGCCGtcgccgcaccgccgccgcgccgcctccgcGCTCTCCCCGTCCAAATCCACCAACGCCAATGCCGACGCCCGGGCCGCCAGGCCCCGCCCCAAGGCCGTCCCCTCCCGCTACCTCCTCGCGCCctcctccaagtccacctccacctccacctccacatccacatccacatccaccaccaccaccaccacctcctccaactccacctccacctcGGCCGCCACGCCCTCCCGCCGCTTCGCGTCGCCGCTGCCCAGGCGCTCCTCGTCCGTCGACCGCCCGCGCCCCGCGGGGGGcaatgccgccgccgccgacgccgcggGGCCCAACGgggccaccaccaccaccaccaggagCCTCTCCGTCGCCTTCCAGGGCCGCTCCTACTTCCTCGAGACCAGCAAGGCCAAGCCGGCCATGTCCCCCTCGCCGGTGCGCCGGCCCGCGGCGCCGCCGGTGGCTTCCACCACGCCGGAGAGGAGGCGGCCTGCTGCGGGCGCGGTGCCGGAGAGGGCCAAGGGGTCCGAAGGGGGCCATACCCACCAGAGGTGGCCAATGTCGGCACACGGGTTCGAGGGGAACCCGCTCACCAAGAGCCTCGACTGCTCCTTGGACAAGAAGGGCGCTGCTGTCCTGGCCGCTGTCAGATCGCTGCGGCAGTCCATGGCGTTCGACGACGGGGTGCGCCGCACCTCGTTTGACAGCGGGGACTACTTGATGTCGTCGGACACTGAGAGCTTGTCATCAGGGAGCAATTCCGAGTCCCAGGATGCCGGCAATGGCGTTGCTCACAGAGCACGCCCATCAACAAAGGGGATGAGTGTGCCTGCACGCTTCTTGCATGATGCTGCTGGCAGCAGGATGCATCGCTTTGCAGACCCAGGCACACCCTACGTGACACATAATAATTCTGGATTGGCATTGTCACCAAGATCAGCGCCGGTGAAGAAGTCGCTGTTGAATGGGTTTGTTTCGTCTCCACTCAACAGACCAGTTAGGCAGTCTTCACCAAGTAAGCTTGTGGGCAATTCATCGAGGAGAATGTCAAGTCCATCCCGCCCAAGGAACTCCATGGGGACGAGTGCGTCAACGTGGGATCAGCAGGGAAGAAATTCGTCTGGTTACGGTAGGAGGTGGGTTGGGGGTAGTAAGGTTGATGGGGAGCACCTATTGAGAATCTTGTGCAATAGACATTTGCAGTGGCGGTGTGTAAATGCGCAGGCTGATGCCACACTTGCTTCACAGAAGATGACTGCAGAG AAAGACCTATGTGATGCATGGATTACTACCCTAAGCATGCGCAAATCTGTTGCTCTTAAAAGGTTACAGCTACAATTATTCCGAAACAATTGGAAACTCATGACGGTTCTAAAGGGACAG ATGCCATATTTGGAGGAGTGGTCTTCACTAGAGATGGAGTATGCAGATTCAATATCTGGAATTGTGGAAGCTCTAACTGCCACCATTCTGTGCCTTCCTGTCGATGGAGCAAAG GCCGATATCCAAGATGTAAAAAATGCTGTTGGATCTGCAATTGATATCATGCAAACAATAGGAAGTTCAATATGTTCGTTGCTGGCTAAG CTATCTGGGACAAGTATTTTGGTGTCTGATCTTGCCAGAATCGCCACACAAGAGCGGTCTCTAATGGACCAGTCCAGGGAACTGCTGTCCACACTCGCATCAATGCAC GTCAAGTACTGTAGCCTGCAAGGGCAGCGAGTACAGACAACTCACAGGAGGCTCAAGCACTCGTAG